A single Paenibacillus kribbensis DNA region contains:
- a CDS encoding DegV family protein, giving the protein MNKIKIFADSTSDIPADWRQQYEISIVPLYTVFGDEALQDGVNIQPEQLFQRVSREGQLPRTAAPSPADFIQAFAPYIEQGDDILYISLSSELSSTYQNALLAASEFPEGRITVFDSLNLSCGFGLLVMKAVRAAANGNTMEQIVEMLTKTRPLVDTEFVIDTLEYLYKGGRCSGMQNLIGSLLKIRPVIKVIDGKMTPAYKVRGKREKALDQMLQNALNQRDQMDNDIIIVVHALAEEDALMLQARLKEETNAQEVLLATAGCVISSHCGPQTIGIMYAKKA; this is encoded by the coding sequence ATGAACAAAATCAAAATTTTTGCGGACAGTACCAGTGATATTCCTGCCGACTGGCGCCAACAATACGAGATTAGCATTGTACCATTGTATACCGTGTTTGGTGATGAAGCATTACAGGACGGGGTGAACATTCAGCCGGAACAATTATTTCAGCGTGTAAGCCGCGAGGGACAATTGCCGCGCACCGCTGCACCTTCTCCAGCTGATTTTATTCAAGCCTTTGCTCCCTACATAGAACAAGGGGACGACATTCTATATATCAGTCTGTCTTCTGAGCTGTCTTCGACGTATCAAAATGCACTGCTCGCTGCCTCTGAATTCCCGGAAGGCCGCATCACGGTCTTTGATTCTCTGAATTTATCATGCGGCTTTGGCCTGCTTGTGATGAAAGCTGTACGCGCAGCAGCAAATGGCAATACGATGGAGCAGATTGTAGAGATGCTGACGAAAACCCGACCGTTGGTGGATACGGAATTTGTCATTGATACACTCGAATATCTGTACAAAGGCGGCAGATGCTCAGGAATGCAGAACCTGATCGGCAGTCTGCTCAAAATTCGTCCGGTCATCAAAGTCATTGACGGAAAAATGACGCCTGCATACAAAGTCCGTGGCAAACGTGAAAAAGCACTGGATCAGATGCTGCAAAACGCCCTGAACCAGCGGGATCAGATGGATAACGACATCATCATTGTCGTACATGCTTTGGCCGAGGAAGATGCGCTCATGCTGCAAGCTCGTTTGAAGGAAGAAACGAATGCACAAGAGGTGCTGTTGGCTACAGCCGGGTGCGTCATATCGAGTCATTGTGGACCTCAGACCATCGGTATTATGTATGCCAAAAAAGCATAG
- a CDS encoding S-layer homology domain-containing protein, translated as MSSKRSRWLTRLTLAATTAITIFTTSTSYLAAPAAASGVAFQDISHSYAYQSIISLHAKGILTGTQPGFFSPKKAVTRAEWVTALDRTLGLQSVKATVASYRDVSKQAWYYGWIEAASQLDIVQGGTAATFQPNHSVTRQEAALMIARLIRSSGGAGEATSSFTDADEIADWALEAVNTVNRYGFMKGENKYFHPTSSLTREETAAILERLLAYSTQHARPTASSATSIRLGWQYDQTVQQFENTVLQSNINTLSPRWFFLNETGSLSDYTDSPLLAWSKQHHKKVWAMVGNRSNLTMTHQILSSEVLRSKTINQLVNAVSVHKLDGLVIDFENVDGQDRANLTLFIQQLKAKLKSLNAVLAICVSPDYGTDWTAAFDYKQLGAAADYMILMGYDEHWGGSSTPGSVSSLPWLRESVRRFEQTTDPSKAILALPLFTRNWTLNASGQSVASSDISLNEQNQLMSRASSKPVWNKDVQQYTVSYKDTQRHKLWLEEGRSFTLKYRLGQDEGFAGFAYWYPGGASSDLWSSIKNADRFLQRGL; from the coding sequence ATGAGTTCCAAGCGATCACGTTGGTTAACCCGGCTCACCCTGGCAGCGACTACAGCCATAACGATATTCACCACATCCACTTCATATTTAGCTGCCCCGGCAGCAGCATCCGGCGTAGCGTTTCAGGATATTTCACACAGCTACGCCTATCAATCTATCATTTCCCTGCACGCTAAAGGGATCTTGACAGGTACACAACCAGGCTTCTTCTCCCCCAAAAAAGCAGTTACGAGAGCCGAATGGGTTACTGCACTGGATCGCACGCTCGGTCTGCAGTCTGTAAAAGCGACCGTTGCTTCCTATCGGGATGTATCCAAACAGGCGTGGTATTACGGCTGGATCGAAGCTGCTTCCCAGCTTGATATCGTCCAAGGAGGAACGGCCGCTACATTCCAGCCCAACCATTCTGTAACCCGACAAGAAGCGGCCTTGATGATCGCACGTCTTATCCGCTCTTCGGGGGGAGCAGGAGAAGCCACTTCCTCTTTCACAGATGCTGATGAGATTGCAGATTGGGCGCTTGAAGCTGTCAACACCGTGAATCGTTACGGCTTTATGAAAGGTGAAAACAAGTATTTTCACCCCACATCTTCCCTCACCCGAGAAGAAACAGCGGCCATACTGGAACGTCTGCTGGCGTATTCCACGCAGCATGCCCGGCCAACCGCTTCCTCCGCCACTTCTATCCGACTAGGGTGGCAATATGACCAAACCGTTCAGCAGTTTGAAAACACCGTGCTGCAGTCCAACATTAACACGCTGTCACCACGCTGGTTTTTTCTAAACGAAACAGGCAGCCTCAGCGACTATACGGATTCGCCGCTTCTTGCCTGGTCCAAACAGCATCATAAAAAAGTCTGGGCTATGGTCGGCAATCGCTCCAACCTGACGATGACCCATCAAATTTTGTCCAGTGAGGTTTTACGGAGTAAAACTATAAACCAGCTTGTCAATGCCGTATCTGTCCATAAATTGGACGGGCTTGTCATTGATTTTGAAAATGTAGACGGACAGGATCGAGCCAATCTCACATTGTTCATCCAGCAATTAAAAGCCAAGCTGAAAAGCCTGAATGCTGTACTGGCCATTTGCGTATCGCCTGATTACGGCACGGACTGGACTGCCGCCTTTGATTATAAGCAGCTTGGCGCTGCGGCAGACTATATGATCCTCATGGGATATGACGAGCATTGGGGAGGCAGCTCGACTCCCGGCTCCGTATCCTCATTGCCATGGCTCCGTGAAAGCGTGAGACGCTTTGAGCAAACGACCGATCCTAGCAAGGCAATATTGGCGCTGCCTTTATTTACAAGGAATTGGACGCTCAATGCGAGCGGCCAATCAGTTGCTTCCTCTGACATTTCACTAAATGAGCAAAATCAGCTCATGTCCCGTGCCTCTTCCAAACCGGTGTGGAATAAGGATGTTCAGCAGTATACGGTGTCTTACAAAGACACGCAGCGGCATAAGCTATGGCTGGAGGAAGGACGATCCTTTACCCTTAAGTATCGATTGGGACAGGATGAAGGATTTGCAGGCTTCGCCTACTGGTATCCGGGCGGGGCAAGCTCTGATCTGTGGTCCAGTATAAAAAATGCAGACCGCTTCCTACAGCGTGGCTTGTAA
- a CDS encoding amidohydrolase produces MTFVLFKHGRLYGDWASKGDSIVVQHGRIQAIGYAWELELQLSGKEYKTVDWENAYVLPGLTDSHMHLSMHGLKLAMLDLTSAASKQEMLDMLRKRVAVTPPGEWILGLNWNENAFIPVEIPGIDELDAITDQHPVYLTRTCFHTFLANSEAFRRAGISDSTPDPASGAYGRDAEGRLNGLIYEEASFAFTSVQPEPDYEIKKDTIRRACLDALRLGLTAAHTEDLRFLGSVETMQRIYRELREEGLAFRTHQLIYHPFLKEAQGQGLRAGAGNEWYKIGAIKMFADGAIGGRTALLSEPYSDAPHTRGMAIQPQPELNQMVAAARAAGFPVAVHAIGDGAAHMILTAMETHPLTEKSGLPDRLIHGQVLTAELVQRMAKLPLIADIQPRFVASDFPWVLDRVGKERTEYLYAWKKLLDAGIPCAGGSDAPIEPLSPFLGMHAAVTRTKPEETHEGYLPAEKLDIHEAIHLFTTGSAVAAGEEDKRGWIAEGKAADFTVIDRDVSESPQALLDVKVRMTVVNGKIAYQS; encoded by the coding sequence TTGACGTTCGTTTTGTTCAAGCATGGCCGGTTGTATGGGGATTGGGCTTCCAAAGGAGATTCAATCGTGGTGCAGCATGGCCGCATACAGGCCATCGGATATGCATGGGAGCTTGAATTGCAGCTGTCCGGCAAGGAGTATAAAACTGTGGATTGGGAAAACGCCTATGTGCTTCCAGGCTTAACCGATTCACATATGCATTTGTCCATGCATGGGTTGAAGCTGGCGATGCTGGATCTGACATCAGCTGCCTCCAAGCAAGAGATGTTGGACATGCTGCGCAAGCGGGTCGCTGTAACACCGCCGGGAGAGTGGATTTTAGGGCTTAACTGGAACGAAAATGCATTTATTCCTGTTGAAATTCCCGGTATAGACGAGCTGGATGCCATTACAGATCAGCACCCGGTCTATTTGACCCGTACATGCTTTCATACATTCTTGGCCAATTCAGAGGCATTTCGACGTGCGGGTATTAGCGACAGCACCCCTGATCCAGCCTCGGGAGCCTACGGGCGAGATGCTGAGGGACGGTTAAACGGATTGATTTATGAGGAGGCATCCTTCGCCTTTACAAGCGTACAGCCAGAGCCGGATTATGAGATTAAAAAGGATACAATTCGACGGGCATGCCTGGATGCGCTACGTCTCGGTCTAACCGCTGCGCACACGGAGGATTTACGTTTTTTGGGCAGCGTGGAGACGATGCAGCGGATTTACAGGGAGCTGAGGGAAGAAGGCCTTGCCTTTCGTACACACCAGTTGATCTATCATCCATTTTTGAAAGAAGCGCAGGGACAAGGGCTGCGTGCAGGTGCTGGAAATGAATGGTATAAAATCGGTGCCATAAAAATGTTTGCCGATGGCGCCATTGGCGGAAGAACTGCATTATTGTCCGAGCCATACAGTGACGCTCCGCATACCCGCGGGATGGCGATTCAACCGCAGCCAGAGCTGAATCAGATGGTGGCGGCAGCCAGAGCGGCAGGCTTTCCGGTGGCTGTACATGCCATAGGCGATGGGGCGGCGCACATGATTTTGACAGCGATGGAGACCCATCCGCTTACGGAGAAAAGCGGTTTGCCGGATCGCCTGATTCACGGACAGGTGCTTACGGCTGAGTTGGTCCAGAGAATGGCGAAGCTGCCGCTGATTGCGGACATTCAGCCGCGTTTTGTCGCAAGTGACTTCCCATGGGTACTGGATCGGGTTGGAAAAGAACGGACCGAATATTTATATGCCTGGAAAAAGCTGCTGGATGCAGGGATTCCATGTGCTGGCGGCAGTGACGCACCGATTGAGCCGCTGAGCCCTTTTCTCGGGATGCATGCAGCTGTAACTCGTACCAAGCCGGAAGAAACGCACGAGGGTTATCTTCCTGCCGAAAAGTTGGATATTCATGAAGCCATTCATTTGTTTACTACGGGAAGCGCAGTGGCAGCCGGGGAGGAGGATAAAAGGGGATGGATTGCTGAAGGCAAAGCCGCTGACTTTACGGTCATTGACCGCGATGTATCGGAAAGCCCGCAAGCTTTGCTTGACGTTAAGGTACGAATGACGGTTGTGAACGGGAAAATCGCGTACCAGTCGTAG
- a CDS encoding 4'-phosphopantetheinyl transferase family protein, producing the protein MEIYAIDTSKPEAEAHYELLLNQVSLEKQQKLDRFLHREDALRGLYADVLLRWLACRQLKIPNASLQFTYNAFGKPSLLNTPAFHFNVSHSGKWVVCALDDHPLGIDIEQLRPIDFEVGRVCFSDTEYAALMRQDADSRLSYFYDLWTLKESFVKAEGQGLTLPLKSFSFELRAHSFIGFTTEGFTTEYCHFKQYELDQEYKLAVCAAHDHFARQIQQVDIATLQSEVSTQAQL; encoded by the coding sequence ATGGAAATATACGCGATTGATACAAGCAAACCGGAGGCTGAGGCTCACTATGAGCTGCTGTTAAACCAGGTTTCACTGGAAAAGCAGCAGAAGCTGGATCGTTTTTTGCATCGGGAAGACGCTCTGAGGGGCTTATACGCCGATGTGCTGTTAAGATGGCTGGCTTGTCGGCAATTGAAGATACCTAATGCCAGCCTTCAGTTTACATACAATGCTTTCGGCAAGCCTTCCTTGTTGAATACACCGGCATTCCATTTTAATGTTTCTCATTCGGGAAAATGGGTGGTATGCGCCCTTGATGATCATCCGCTCGGCATCGACATTGAACAGCTCCGTCCTATTGATTTTGAGGTAGGCAGGGTATGCTTTTCGGATACAGAGTATGCTGCGCTAATGCGTCAGGATGCAGACAGTCGCTTATCCTATTTTTATGATCTATGGACGCTTAAGGAAAGCTTTGTGAAGGCCGAGGGACAGGGATTAACACTACCTTTGAAGTCTTTTTCATTCGAGTTGAGGGCACATTCGTTCATAGGCTTCACGACCGAGGGGTTCACCACCGAGTATTGCCATTTTAAACAGTATGAGCTGGATCAAGAGTATAAACTGGCTGTCTGTGCAGCTCATGACCACTTTGCCCGGCAGATACAGCAGGTAGATATAGCTACACTACAATCGGAAGTATCGACACAGGCGCAATTATGA
- a CDS encoding RICIN domain-containing protein, with amino-acid sequence MKYDFVRLLCIMLTILLTLSIFQMFSPKIASATSANIVNGIQFKDTAGNVVHAHGGGMIKVDGYYYWFGENRNPNGTFKAVSAYRSSDLKNWEFRKNVLTSSSAAELNVSNIERPKVIYNEKTRKYVLWMHKENGVNYNEARVAVATSDTVDGDYTYQGSFRPLDHDSRDMTVYNDNGTAYLISATRVNADLNIYRLTPDFLQVESLVTTLWPGQYREAPAMFKKGDVYFLITSGATGWNPNQAKYATASSIEGTWSNTINFGDSTTYGSQSAYVIPVEGTQATSYLYLGDRWAGAWSGPVQDSQYVWLPLRFPTATSLAMDWFDSIHIDTASGVVEGVTTPMVIDPDAYYQLVSRKSNKPLGIIGNATTDGADLEQRADSGTASQQWQLKDAGGGYYKMVNRNSGKLIGVESGATTDGAVIEQWSDGGWSSQHWQLVSVTGGYYKLKNRATGKLIDISEGATADGAKAIQWVDNGGTNQHFRVVKAE; translated from the coding sequence ATGAAATACGATTTTGTTCGCTTGCTGTGTATTATGCTTACGATTTTGCTGACGTTGAGCATATTCCAAATGTTTTCACCTAAAATCGCTTCAGCAACTTCGGCGAATATTGTGAATGGCATTCAGTTTAAGGATACTGCTGGAAACGTCGTCCATGCCCATGGGGGCGGTATGATTAAAGTGGACGGGTACTATTATTGGTTTGGTGAAAATCGTAATCCCAACGGGACGTTCAAGGCGGTATCCGCCTATCGTTCCTCAGATTTGAAAAACTGGGAATTTCGCAAAAATGTGCTGACCAGCAGCTCGGCAGCTGAGCTGAATGTGTCGAATATCGAGCGTCCAAAGGTGATTTACAATGAAAAAACACGTAAATACGTATTGTGGATGCACAAGGAAAACGGAGTAAATTACAACGAGGCTCGGGTTGCAGTTGCCACCTCCGATACTGTGGATGGCGATTATACGTATCAAGGCAGCTTCCGTCCTCTGGATCACGATTCCCGCGATATGACGGTATACAATGACAACGGAACGGCTTACCTGATCTCGGCGACGCGTGTGAATGCCGATCTGAACATTTATCGTCTGACACCGGATTTTCTGCAGGTTGAATCGCTGGTGACTACACTGTGGCCGGGACAATATCGTGAAGCTCCGGCAATGTTCAAAAAAGGAGATGTCTATTTCCTGATTACATCGGGGGCAACCGGCTGGAATCCCAATCAGGCCAAGTATGCTACGGCATCCAGCATTGAAGGAACCTGGAGCAATACGATAAACTTCGGGGACAGTACAACCTATGGTTCACAGTCGGCCTACGTCATTCCAGTTGAAGGTACGCAGGCGACCTCGTACTTGTATTTGGGTGACCGTTGGGCAGGGGCATGGAGCGGTCCTGTACAGGATTCTCAATATGTGTGGCTGCCGCTGCGTTTTCCAACCGCGACTTCATTAGCCATGGACTGGTTCGACAGCATTCATATCGACACCGCCAGTGGTGTAGTGGAGGGTGTAACCACGCCAATGGTCATTGACCCGGACGCCTACTATCAACTGGTAAGCCGCAAGAGCAATAAGCCGCTGGGCATCATTGGCAATGCGACAACGGACGGCGCAGACCTGGAGCAACGCGCGGACTCGGGAACTGCCAGCCAGCAATGGCAGCTTAAGGATGCAGGCGGCGGATATTATAAAATGGTGAACCGCAACAGCGGCAAGCTGATTGGTGTTGAAAGCGGTGCAACAACGGATGGTGCAGTTATCGAGCAGTGGAGCGACGGAGGCTGGTCCAGCCAGCATTGGCAGCTGGTATCCGTAACCGGAGGTTATTACAAGCTGAAAAATCGGGCGACCGGCAAGCTGATCGACATTTCTGAAGGTGCCACCGCCGATGGAGCCAAGGCCATTCAATGGGTCGATAATGGCGGGACGAATCAGCATTTCCGTGTAGTTAAAGCAGAATAG
- a CDS encoding acyl-CoA thioesterase: MESKYIRETYCFKTSRVFPNDVNNHNTLFGGRLMSYIDDIASIAAAKLCRTNTVTASTDSVDFLLPIHPSDSVTLEAFVTWTGRSSMEVFVKVIREGLMTGDRKIAATAFLTFVALDEHNRKVTVPQVIPETEEEMQLHQTAPSRAAIRRQRREESKQLASFLTTDYPWEV, translated from the coding sequence ATGGAAAGCAAGTACATCCGAGAAACCTACTGCTTCAAGACGTCCCGCGTATTTCCCAACGATGTTAACAATCATAACACACTTTTCGGAGGCAGACTGATGTCGTATATCGATGATATCGCATCAATTGCTGCTGCCAAGCTGTGTCGTACGAACACAGTTACGGCTTCTACGGATTCGGTGGATTTTCTACTGCCTATTCATCCGAGCGATTCCGTCACACTGGAGGCATTTGTTACCTGGACAGGCCGCAGCTCGATGGAGGTTTTCGTAAAGGTGATCCGCGAAGGGCTAATGACAGGTGACCGCAAAATTGCCGCTACGGCCTTTCTGACCTTCGTGGCACTGGACGAGCACAACCGTAAAGTGACCGTGCCGCAGGTGATTCCGGAAACAGAAGAGGAAATGCAATTGCACCAGACGGCTCCATCGCGGGCAGCAATACGGCGTCAGCGCAGGGAAGAAAGCAAGCAGCTGGCGAGTTTCCTGACGACAGATTATCCGTGGGAAGTGTAA
- a CDS encoding helix-turn-helix domain-containing protein — MDSMQYIIGSNLAQIRKTRGLSLDKVAELTGVSKGMLAQIEKGKSNPTVTTLWKIANGLHVSFSTFLKEDPPQITKISREDLHPVIDEDGNYFVYPVFPYHSEKKFEVFTVSLKPGFTHQAEKHLGEESILMIRGEMYFEMQGQQLKLSAGDAIQFQVSDIHTYRNDSDEDADFYVLIYYAD; from the coding sequence GTGGATTCAATGCAATACATTATCGGCTCTAATTTAGCCCAAATCAGGAAGACCAGAGGACTTAGTCTGGATAAGGTGGCTGAACTAACAGGGGTCAGTAAGGGTATGCTGGCTCAGATTGAGAAAGGGAAGTCCAATCCTACAGTGACCACACTTTGGAAAATTGCGAACGGCTTGCACGTATCCTTTTCCACCTTTCTCAAAGAAGACCCCCCGCAAATCACGAAAATTAGCAGGGAAGACCTGCATCCGGTTATTGATGAGGACGGTAACTATTTTGTGTACCCTGTATTCCCGTATCATTCGGAAAAGAAGTTCGAGGTGTTCACGGTAAGTCTGAAGCCGGGCTTTACACACCAGGCAGAGAAGCATCTGGGAGAAGAATCGATTCTCATGATCCGCGGGGAAATGTACTTTGAAATGCAAGGGCAACAGCTCAAACTGAGCGCAGGGGATGCCATACAATTTCAGGTGTCCGACATACATACCTACCGCAATGATTCGGATGAGGATGCGGATTTTTATGTATTGATTTATTATGCGGATTAG
- a CDS encoding AzlC family ABC transporter permease — translation MSIATELSGTEPDSLSFLQGVKDCIPTLLGYVCIGFAAGIVGASSGVSTIEIALMSALVYAGASQFIMCSMLATASPPSVIILTTFIVNARHLLLSASLAPYFTKYSLWKNIGIGVLLTDESFGVASDKLAKGGQVSDRWMNGLNITAYLVWIASCVAGGILGNWISRPEALGLDFALPAMFLALLISQLQSIQASKLKHRLLLVLCMAVLMYLLSWWVPSHIAVIAATMITATIGVLTDK, via the coding sequence ATGTCCATAGCAACGGAGTTGAGTGGAACGGAGCCCGATTCACTCAGCTTTTTACAGGGGGTTAAAGATTGTATTCCTACATTGCTCGGCTATGTATGCATTGGGTTCGCAGCAGGCATAGTGGGGGCCTCATCCGGGGTTAGCACGATAGAAATTGCTCTGATGTCAGCACTTGTATACGCAGGAGCGTCTCAGTTTATTATGTGTTCAATGCTGGCTACCGCCAGTCCTCCATCCGTCATTATTTTAACGACATTCATTGTGAATGCCCGCCACCTGCTATTAAGCGCGTCGCTGGCTCCTTATTTTACTAAATATTCTCTGTGGAAAAACATAGGTATCGGCGTTCTTTTAACAGACGAATCCTTTGGGGTAGCATCAGATAAATTGGCTAAAGGCGGACAGGTAAGCGATCGCTGGATGAACGGGCTCAATATAACGGCGTATCTCGTCTGGATTGCGTCCTGCGTGGCGGGAGGGATTCTCGGGAACTGGATTTCCAGGCCGGAGGCTTTGGGTCTGGACTTTGCCCTGCCAGCCATGTTTCTTGCCCTGCTCATTTCTCAGCTGCAAAGTATACAGGCCTCCAAGCTCAAGCACCGTCTGCTGCTCGTGCTGTGTATGGCTGTTCTGATGTACCTTTTATCTTGGTGGGTGCCATCGCATATCGCGGTCATAGCAGCTACGATGATTACCGCAACGATTGGAGTGTTAACCGACAAATGA
- a CDS encoding AzlD domain-containing protein: MNIHPHVLYIIIGGMIVTAIPRIIPFVVLQKLALPKTVLQWLSYIPICIFTALVMENLLVRTETSVTLNGQVLIAVLPTLVTALWSKNLLATVVVGIVSMAIVRLLWLG, from the coding sequence ATGAACATCCATCCCCATGTCCTGTATATCATTATCGGCGGCATGATCGTCACGGCGATCCCAAGGATCATTCCCTTCGTCGTGCTGCAAAAGCTGGCGCTGCCCAAGACAGTGCTGCAATGGCTCTCCTATATTCCCATTTGTATTTTCACAGCACTCGTGATGGAAAATCTGCTCGTCCGGACCGAAACCTCGGTCACTCTGAATGGGCAAGTGCTCATAGCTGTCCTCCCTACGCTGGTGACTGCCTTGTGGAGCAAAAACCTGCTGGCTACCGTCGTTGTCGGTATTGTGAGTATGGCTATAGTTCGACTATTGTGGCTGGGATAG
- the yhbH gene encoding sporulation protein YhbH: MPEPRQPHSFIVSREDWSLHRKGYQDQQRHQQKVKDVIKQNLPDLITEENIIMSDGQQIIKVPIRSLDEYRFIYNYQKQKHVGQGDGDSQVGDVIGRDPAAQKPGKGEKAGNQPGHDIVETEVSIEELEDMLFEEMELPHLQQKDKDQIEVKSIVFNDIRKKGMQANIDKKRTILENLRRNAREGNPGIHHISPDDLRYKTWEEKTIPQSNAVIIAMMDTSGSMGSFEKYCARSFFFWMTRFLRRQYEKVEIVFLAHHTEAKEVTEEEFFTRGESGGTICSSAYIKALEIIDKRYPPSSYNIYPFHFSDGDNLTSDNERCVKLIEELIKRSNMFGYGEVNQYNRSSTLMSAYKNIKKDQFMYYVIKEKGEVYQALRTFFRKREGGTAG; encoded by the coding sequence ATGCCGGAACCACGCCAGCCACATTCATTCATCGTATCCCGCGAAGATTGGTCGCTGCATCGCAAAGGGTACCAGGACCAGCAACGTCATCAGCAGAAGGTCAAGGATGTCATTAAGCAAAATCTACCCGATCTGATAACGGAAGAAAATATTATTATGTCGGACGGTCAACAGATTATTAAAGTGCCGATTCGCAGTCTGGATGAGTATCGCTTCATTTATAACTATCAAAAGCAAAAGCATGTGGGCCAAGGAGATGGCGACAGTCAGGTGGGAGATGTCATCGGACGTGATCCTGCTGCCCAGAAACCGGGCAAAGGCGAGAAAGCCGGCAATCAGCCCGGACACGATATTGTGGAAACGGAAGTTAGTATAGAAGAACTGGAAGATATGCTGTTCGAGGAAATGGAATTGCCACATTTACAGCAAAAAGACAAGGATCAAATTGAGGTTAAATCGATCGTATTCAATGATATACGTAAAAAGGGCATGCAAGCGAACATTGACAAGAAACGAACCATTCTCGAAAATCTGCGTCGCAACGCCCGCGAGGGCAATCCGGGCATTCATCATATCAGTCCGGACGATCTCCGCTATAAAACATGGGAAGAGAAAACCATCCCCCAATCCAACGCGGTGATTATAGCTATGATGGACACATCAGGCTCAATGGGGTCTTTTGAAAAATATTGCGCCCGCAGCTTCTTTTTCTGGATGACACGCTTTTTGCGCCGTCAATATGAAAAGGTGGAAATTGTCTTTCTCGCGCATCACACCGAGGCCAAGGAGGTTACGGAGGAAGAATTTTTTACCCGTGGAGAAAGTGGCGGCACCATCTGCTCCTCCGCCTATATCAAGGCATTGGAGATCATTGACAAGCGATATCCTCCTTCCAGCTACAATATATACCCCTTCCATTTCTCGGATGGCGATAACCTGACCTCTGACAACGAGCGGTGTGTGAAGCTAATCGAGGAACTTATCAAACGAAGCAATATGTTCGGCTATGGAGAAGTGAATCAATATAATCGCAGCAGCACACTGATGTCAGCCTACAAGAACATTAAAAAGGATCAGTTCATGTATTATGTCATCAAGGAAAAAGGCGAGGTATACCAAGCCTTGCGTACCTTTTTTCGCAAACGGGAAGGGGGAACCGCAGGATGA